The genomic region GGGCTCGGGGATCCTTCGCCACGCGCTTGAGGAACTGCGGCCACACGACGACGTTCCAGACGCCGTTGACGAGGAGGAGGACGGCGAGGAGGGTGATCACTCCCCCATGGTAGGCGGCGCATCGGGGCGGCCCGGGCCCGCCGATAGGATCGGAGGATGGGCAACAACGCGGACCGGCTGGTGTGGATCGACTGCGAGATGACGGGGCTCGACCTCGCGATCGACGAGCTGGTGGAGGTCGCGGTGGTCGTCACCGACTTCGACCTCGTGCCCGTCGACGACGGCTTCACGATCGTCATCAACCCCGACCCCGCGGCGCTGGCCAACATGGGCGAGTTCGTCACCGACATGCACCGCTCCTCGGGGCTACTCGAGGAGATCCCCGGGGGCGTCAGCCTCGCCGACGCCGAGTTCGCGGTGCTGGAGTACCTGCTGCAGCACGTGCCGAACGGCGGCAAGGCCCCCATCGCGGGCAACACCATCGGCACCGACCGCGCCTTCCTCGCGAAGTACATGCCCCGCGTGGACGCGCACCTGCACTACCGCAGCGTCGACGTCTCCTCCATCAAGGTGCTCGCCAAGGAGTGGTTCCCCCGGATCTACTTCAACTCCCCCGCGAAGAACGGCGGCCACCGCGCCCTCGCCGACATCCTCGAGTCGATCCGCGAGCTCGAGTACTACCGCCGTGCGGCGTTCGTGCCGGCGCCCGGGCCCGCGACCGACGACGTGCAGGCCATCGCCGCGGACGTCACGTCCGCGTGGGCCCCGCGGCTGTAGTATCCTCGTCATGGCCGCCCGCGAGAGCGGGATCGGCCGCATGGTGGGCGTAGCTCAGTTGGCAGAGCGCTGGCTTGTGGAGCCGGAAGTCGCGGGTTCGAGCCCCGTCGTCCACCCCACCGGGAAGGGCCGGGATCCGAGAGGGTCCCGGCCCTTCCGTCGTCTCCCCCGCGGTGGCCGGCCGTCCGGCGCTCCGCCGACGCGCAGCGCGGGCTCGCCCGCACGCGCGTGTGGGATGGTGGTCGGATGCTGCGTTGCGATCCCGACGACTTCGAGAAGCTGGTGATCGACGAGCTCGACGAGCTGCCGGACGAGATGGTGGACGGCCTTGACAACGTCGTGTTCGTCGTCGAGGACCGACCCGAGGACGGGTCGCTCGGCCTGCTCGGGCTCTACGACGGCGTCGCGATGACCGAGCGCGGGCAGTACGGGTTCGGCGAGATGCCGGACCGCATCGTCGTCTACCGCGAGCCGCACCTGCACGAGGCCGAGGACATGGACGCGCTGCGG from Clavibacter michiganensis subsp. insidiosus harbors:
- the orn gene encoding oligoribonuclease, which produces MGNNADRLVWIDCEMTGLDLAIDELVEVAVVVTDFDLVPVDDGFTIVINPDPAALANMGEFVTDMHRSSGLLEEIPGGVSLADAEFAVLEYLLQHVPNGGKAPIAGNTIGTDRAFLAKYMPRVDAHLHYRSVDVSSIKVLAKEWFPRIYFNSPAKNGGHRALADILESIRELEYYRRAAFVPAPGPATDDVQAIAADVTSAWAPRL
- a CDS encoding metallopeptidase family protein — translated: MLRCDPDDFEKLVIDELDELPDEMVDGLDNVVFVVEDRPEDGSLGLLGLYDGVAMTERGQYGFGEMPDRIVVYREPHLHEAEDMDALRDLVHVTLVHEIAHFHGIDDDRLHELGWA